The nucleotide window GGATCAGCATGCCGCGGTGAATATGTTCCCGGGCCTTGTACACACCGCCCGTCACACCATGAGAGTTGATTATACCCGACGTCGTTGGGCTAACTATTTATAGAAGCAGGCGCCTAAGGTATGGTTGATAATTGGGGTGAAGTCGTAACAAGGTAGCCGTTGAGGAATCAGCGGCTGGATCACCTCCTTTCAAAGGAAAGAAATTATATATAGGGCATCTCACAAGGATACCTTATAGCTTTAAGAGGCATCACTGGCCAACTTTGAGAGATTAAACTCATGGGCCTGTAGCTCAGTTGGTTAGAGCGCACGCCTGATAAGCGTGAGGTCGGTGGTTCAAATCCACCCAGGCCCACCATGAGGGGGATTAGCTCAGCTGGGAGAGCGCCTGCCTTGCACGCAGGAGGTCAGCGGTTCGATCCCGCTATCCTCCACCATATCATGGATATGAAATGTAGTTACAAATACCGATTATCCTATAAAAATAGTCGGTATTATTGCGTAAGCACTCTCAAAATTGATCTTTGACAATTTGTTGTAGTAAATATCAAAAATGCGCAGTTAATAAATCAGGTGTTTTACAAGACACTTTATTAACTGATTAAAATAAACAGTTTGATTTGATTGTTGAATCATTTCAAGCTGACATTATTGAAGTAAAATTTGAGGAAATTCAAGGCGCATAAATTTTGACCGACTGAGTCGACCTGATGGTCGTCGCAGGGAGGGCAAAAGTTGTACAACGCAGAATTTACCAGATTTTACGAAAATAATATGTTCGCATCAAAGCGTTTAAACTTATTTGTGGTATTAAATAGTGGCTAAGCTACTAAGAGCAAACGGTGGATGCCTTGGTGTCAAGTGAAGAAGAAAGACGTGGAAAGCTGCGATAAGCTTCGGGGAGGGGCTAAACACCCTTTGATCCGGAGATTTCTGAATGGGGCAACCCGGCACGATTAATATTGTGTCATCCTTGCATGAATACATAGTGTAAGGAGGGTAACGGGGAGAACTGAAACATCTTAGTACCCCCAGGAAAAGAAAGTAATAACGATTTCCCAAGTAGCGGCGAGCGAACGGGAACCAGCCCAAACCGTGTATGTGTCAAGCCCGAAAGCGTTGCATGCACGGGGTCGTGGGATATAATTTGAATCTGTTTCGGAAGGTTCGGAGAGTCAAAAAATCAATTGGTAGTTGAACAAGCTGGAAAGCTTGACCATAGCAGGTGACAGTCCTGTAAGCGAAACCGATCGATCTCTCTTATTTTATTCCCAAGTACTGCGGAACACGAGGAATTCTGTGGGAATTTGCGAGGACCATCTCGTAAGGCTAAATACGACTTGACAACCGATAGCGTACCAGTACCGTGAGGGAAAGGTGAAAAGTACCCCTGTTAGGGGAGTGAAATAGTACCTGAAACCGTTTGCTTACAAGCAGTGGGAGCATTAATTTATTATTGTGACCGCGTGCCTTTTGCATAATGAGTCAGCGAGTTACTTAATGCAGCCAGGTTAAGCCGAGAGGTGTAGCCGTAGCGAAAGCGAGTCTTAACAGGGCGACCAGTTGCATTGAGTAGACCCGAAACCAGGTGATCTATCCATGTCCAGGGTGAAGCGAGAGTAAAATCTCGTGGAGGCCCGAACCGTCACAGGTTAAAAACTGTTCGGATGAGGTGTGGATAGGGGTGAAAGGCCAAACAAACCTGGAGATAGCTGGTTCTCTTCGAAATATATTTAGGTATAGCCTTATAAGTTTCTTGCCGGAGGTAGAGCACTGGATGGGCTAGGGGTCTCACCAGATTACCAAACCTAACCAAACTCCGAATACCGGTAAGTTAGATTATAGGAGTCAGCCCGCGGGAGCTAAGTTCCGCGGACGAGAGGGAAACAACCCAGACCGCCAGCTAAGGTCCCCAAATCTATGCTAAGTGGGGAAGGATGTGGGAATGCCCAGACAACCAGGAGGTTGGCTTAGAAGCAGCCATCCTTTAAAGAAAGCGTAATAGCTCACTGGTCGAGTGGATCTGCGCCGAAAATGTATCGGGGCTAAAGTATAGTACCGAAGCTGCGGAATAGGCTTAATTTATTAAGTCGATTGGTAGAAGAGCGTTGTGCCGTCGCAGAATCGTGGTCGTGAGACCATGTGGAGATTGCACAAGTGACCATGCTGACATGAGTAGCGATAAAGCGGGTGAGAGGCCCGCTCGCCGATAGCCCAAGGTTTCCTGAGTAAAGCTAATCTGCTCAGGGTTAGTCGATCCCTAAGGCGAGGCCGAAAGGCGTAGTCGATGGAAAACAGATTAATATTTCTGTACCACCCAGTTGTTGTTTGAGAGAAGGGGGGACGCAGGAGGGCAAGTCATCCGTCTGTTGGAATAGGCGGTTTAAGCTCGTAGGCTGAAGATCCAGGCAAATCCGGATTTTCATTAAGGCTGAGAAGTGATGAGGAGGGATCTGATCCCATAAACTGACTGCACCCATGCTGCCAAGAAAAGCCTCTATTGAGACAACAGGTGATCGTACCGTAAACCGACACAGGTAGGCAGGGAGAGTATCCCGAGGCGCTTGAGAGAACCCTTGTTAAGGAACTCGGCAAAATAATACCGTAACTTAGGGAGAAGGTATGCCTCTATTGGTGATTAATTTTCATTATGAGCTGACGGAGGCCGCAGAGAATTGGTGGTAGCGACTGTTTACTAAAAACATAGGACTCTGCAAAGTCGCAAGACGAAGTATAGGGTCTGACGCCTGCCCGGTGCCGGAAGGTTAAGGGGATTTGTTAGCTTCGGCGAAGCACTGAACTGAAGCCCCGGTAAACGGCGGCCGTAACTATAACGGTCCTAAGGTAGCGAAATTCCTTGTCGGGTAAGTTCCGACCTGCACGAATGGCGTAACGACTTCCACACTGTCTCAACAAGGGACTCAGCGAAATTGGAATGGCGGTGAAGATACCGTCTACCCGCGAAAAGACGGAAAGACCCCGGCACCTTTACTACAGCTTGACATTGGATTTTGGGATATGATGTGCAGGATAGGTGGGAGACTTGGAAGCAGGTACGCCAGTGCTTGTGGAGTTACCCTTGAAATACCACCCTTCATATTTCAGTGTTCTAACTTCGACCCGTTATCCGGGTTAAGGACAGTGTCTGGTGGGTAGTTTGACTGGGGCGGTCGCCTCCCAAAGAGTAACGGAGGCGCGCGAAGGTTCCCTCAGGCTGATTGGAAACCAGCCGTAGAGTGCAAAGGCATAAGGGAGCTTGACTGCGAGAGAGACATTTCGAGCAGGTACGAAAGTAGGTCTTAGTGATCCGGCGGTTCTGAATGGAAGGGCCGTCGCTCAACGGATAAAAGGTACGCCGGGGATAACAGGCTTATCGCCCCCAAGAGTTCACATCGACGGGGCGGTTTGGCACCTCGATGTCGGCTCATCACATCCTGGGGCTGGAGCAGGTCCCAAGGGTTTGGCTGTTCGCCAATTAAAGTGGTACGTGAGCTGGGTTTAAAACGTCGTGAGACAGTTTGGTCCCTATCTTTCGTGGGCGCAGGATATTTGAGGAGATCTGATCCTAGTACGAGAGGACCGGATTGGACCAACCAATGGTGTTCCAGTTGTCGCGCCAGCGGCATTGCTGGGTAGCTAAGTTGGGTATGGATAACCGCTGAAAGCATCTAAGCGGGAAGCCAACTTCAAGATTAGATATCCCATCTATTTATAGACTAAAGACCCCTTGAAGACTACAAGGTTGATAGGCCAGGTGTGTAAGCACAGTAATGTGTTCAGCTGACTGGTACTAATAGGTCGTGAGGCTTAGCCACTTTTTCCACAGATAACTTTGAACGCTTTAATGCAAACATATTAAAATTTACTGCAACTTATTATAAATTTAAGGATTTATCGGACATGTAACCCATTAAAAAATATTCAAACGTCCGGGATCCAGCCATCTTAATCCGGTGGCTATGGCAAAGAGGTCACACCCGTACCCATCTCGAACACGGAAGTTAAGCTCTTTAGCGTCGATGGTACTGCATGGGAGACTGTGTGGGAGAGTAGAACGCCGCCGGATTATTCTTTAAAAAGCCCTGATCGTTAAAACCTGTAATATGGTTCAATGATCAGGGCTTTTTGCGTTTTGCGATTTAGATGATTTTTCCCCAGACACCTTGCCAAGGAGGGCAGGGTTTTGAAATAACCCATAGGGTTACAAGGTTTGTTGCTCGTTTAAATATATATCATAAAAGTTTACATAATATATATTATCAGACGCCAAGGAAATATGCTATTTTTACATATATTGCACATATAGCGTTTTGATACAGAATTTATATTTATTTTAAAATAATAATTTTATTGTTAAAATATTCCCTTTGTTTTATAAATATAAATTTTGCATTTTACATGGTTCAATATGGTTAAACAATGATAATAACAGGAAAAAAAACTGGGCAGCCTTATACTGTCTCAAAACTAACAAGAGAAATCAAATCTCTTTTAGAAGAAACCTATCCATTTGTATGGGTAACAGGTGAAATTTCTAACTATGCAGTACCTGCTTCCGGTCATTCTTATTTTTCCTTAAAAGATCAACAAGCAGTTATCAGTGCCGTAATGTTTAAGAATCAAAAACGGACATTAAAATTTAAACCTGAAAACGGTATGAAGATTAATGGACTGGCAAGGCTTACACTTTATGAACCCCGGGGTGCTTATCAGCTTATTTTTGAATATTTGGAACCGGAAGGCGCAGGTTCTATGCAGGTTGCTTTTGAACAACTAAAAAAAAAATTATCCAATAAAGGTTTTTTTGATGACAAATATAAAAAAGCCATCCCGTTTTTACCTTCAAAAATAAGCGTGATAACTTCCGGTACAGGAGCTGCTGTCAAAGATATCATCAATGTCGCTCAAAGACGGTTTTTAAACTGCCACATTGAAATTATTTCGGTTAAAGTACAGGGAGATGGATCAGAAAATGAAATTAGTGATGCCATTAACCTTGTAAATCAACATCAAAGTATGGATCACAAAATATCGGACATCATAATTCTTGCCCGGGGTGGCGGATCATTGGAAGATCTGGCCGCATTTAATTCAGAAACCGTTGCCAATGCCATTTTTGCTTCCTCTATACCAATTATTACCGGTGTCGGTCATGAAACCGATTACACTATTGCTGATTTTGTAGCAGATTTAAGGGCTCCTACACCTTCTGCGGCGGCGGAACTGGCTCTGCCAGACAAAAACAATCTGGTGCAAACAGTTTTAAAATTGCAGGAAAGTTTAACCATATCCGTAAAAAAGAAAATTATTGTACACCACCAGACTGTTTCTTATTTGATTTCAAGATTAAAAAGTCCCAGAACAATTATTTATGATTTTCGATTCAAGCTTGAGGATTATAAATCAAGATTAATTAATATGATGACGCAGTATGTACAGTATAAAAAAGAAAAACTTAGCTGGTTGTCAAATTCGCTTCATTCCAGGCAGCCCCTTAAAAAAATTTTTGACCACCAGCGGCAGGTTAAAAGACTTTCCAACGAGTTCACACATAATTTTCAAAAAAAAATTCAACAGATGAAAACAGATCATTTGGAACTGACCTCTAAACTTCAGGCGCTTAATCCAAAAGCAGTTTTAGACAGAGGGTACAGTATCTCAAGATTTGTTTCCGACAAAAAGTTGATCACTAATTCAAGTGATGTGAAAAAAAATGATCAAATTGAGGTAATTCTTTCTAAAGGACAATTGATTACAAGAGTGGAAAAGATAAAAAATGGCTAAGAAAAAAACATTTGAAGAAGCATTAAAAGAGCTTGAAGATATTGTAAGACAAATGGAATCAGGTGATTTACCACTTGAAGATGCGGTTAAAAAATATGAGTCAGGTATGAAACAATCCAAATATTGCCTGGATCTTTTAGATAAAACAGAGCAAAAAATATCTCTGCTGACTAAAGACCTTGATGGTAATGTAAAAGAAGAACCATTTGAAAATGAATAGTGTATAATGATGAATAATATAAACTTTAATTTGCAGCATTATCTAAAAGAAAAAAGAAAACTGGTAAACCAATACCTGAAACTTATTTTTCAGCCTTATGACCAGACGCGTGAACTTATTATGGCCATGGATCATTCACTTATGGCCGGGGGAAAAAGGCTGCGCCCTATCCTGTCAATGGCTGCTGCCCAGGCCTGTGGAAAAGATTTCCTGCTTGCCCTGCCCGCTTGCTGTGCCATGGAAATTATCCACACCTATTCTTTGATTCATGATGATTTGCCGGCCATGGATGATGATGATTTGCGACGAGGGTTGCCCACCTGTCATAAAAAATTTTCCGAAGCCACCGCCATCCTGGCAGGAGATGCATTATTGACTCACGCATTTAATGTCCTTTCCAATCCTCAACCCTTTTTTGAAATTTATCCGGACAATGACACAAGACTTCAATTGATTTCAATCTTTTCTGCCGCAGCCGGTATCCAGGGGATGGTTGAAGGCCAGATGCTGGATATTCAGTCCTATCAACCCGGGCAAAATAACAGGTTAGCCCACCTGAAGAAGATACATGCACTTAAAACCGGCAAATTGATCACCGCCAGTGTTGAATCAGGTGCAGTAAGTGTTGGAGCCGATTTAAAAACTATTGTAAAATTAAAGTGTTATGCAGATCAAATCGGCCTGGCATTTCAGGTGGCGGATGATATTTTAAACATAGAAGGAGATCCTGAAATCATGGGCAAATCTGCCGGGTCTGATGAGCAAAATGATAAAATGACGTTTCCTGCAATTATTGGCCTGGATGAGTCAAAAAAATACGCAAAAATGCTTGTTGAAAATGCTATTGATGAGATTTCAAATTTTGATGAAACCGCAGCACCTTTGAGGGCCATTGCCAATTATATTATTAACAGGAACCATTAATTGAATTGAGGTTGATACATTTTGAGTTTGCTTGAACAAATAAAAACATCCAAAGACATAAAACAACTCACCAGAAAAGAACTCAAACTTCTGGCCAAGGATATTCGAAACCGAATTATCGACGTGGTTTCAAAAAACGGTGGACATCTGGCCTCAAGCCTGGGAGCCGTGGAATTAACTCTGGCCATCCATTATGTGTTTGATCTGCCAACCGATACATTGATATGGGATGTTGGCCATCAATCTTATGCACACAAACTGATAACAGGAAGAAATGACACCTTTGACACACTTCGCCGGTATAAAGGCATATCAGGATTTTCTAAAATCAAGGAAAGTCCCTATGACGGTTTCACTGTGGGGCATTCTTCAACCTCTATTTCAGCTGGGCTGGGGGTGTGTTATGGCAACTATTTAAACAAGGATGATTCCGATGTTATTTCGGTTATCGGAGATGGTTCTCTCACTGCAGGGCTGGCCTATGAAGGGCTGAACCAGGCCGGAGAATTGAAAAAACGAAATTTGATTGTCATCCTGAACGACAATGATATGTCCATTTCTCCCAATGTTGGTGCTTTGTCTTCTTTTTTAAGCCGTACGTTTTCAGCCAGATATCTTCAGGCCATGAGAAACCGATTTGGGTCGTTTTTAAAGTCTTTGCCGAAAATTGGTGATGACATTTATAAAATTGCCAAACGGTCTGAAGAGTCTTTTAAAACATTCATGACACCGGGGATGTTATTTGAAGCCTTTAATTTTGATTATTTCGGCCCTATTGACGGCCATAACCTGGATCATTTGATCGATATCCTGAAAAACATCAAAAACCCTAAAGATCCAGTCCTTCTGCATGTTACAACTGTAAAAGGCAAGGGTTATGAACCCGCTGAAAAAAATCCGGTTTATTTTCATGGGGTAGGCTCTTTTGCGGTTGATACGGGTAAAAGCAAAAAAATACCCAACGGGATTCCTAGCTACACCCAAGTGTTCGGCTCTTATATGCTCAGTCTTGCTGAAAATAATGAAAAAATAGTTGCAGTTACGGCTGCCATGCCTGAAGGGACCGGGCTGATTGAGTTTTCCAAACAATATCCAGACCGGTTTTTTGATGTGGGGATTGCAGAACAACACGCAGTAACATTTTCAGCCGGTTTGGCATCAAAGGGTTTAAAACCTGTTGTTGCCATTTATTCAACATTTTTACAACGAGCCTTTGACCAAATTCTTCATGATGTTTGCATTGATTCACATCCTGTTGTGTTTGCCATTGACCGGGGAGGTGTTGTTGGAGAAGACGGCCCCACGCACCATGGCCTTTTTGATTATTCATATCTTAGGTGTATGCCCAATATGACCATTATGGCACCAAAGGATGAAAATGAACTTGTAAGAATGCTGGTTACAGCAGTTCAGCACACTGGGCCTGTGGCTGTTCGATACCCCCGGGGAACAGGAGAAGGCGTACAAGTTGAAAATAATCCTACGCCGATAAAAATAGGGAAAGCCAAGGTCATAAGTAAAGGTGATGACTTGTTGATTATTGCCATAGGAAATTCTGTTAACGAGGCTGTAAAAGCAAGCAAGTGCCTGGAGGAGCAGGGTATTTATACAACAGTGATTAATGCACGGTTTGTAAAGCCTCTTGATACGGATTTGATAATGGAATATGCAGTAAAAATCAAGAAAATCATCACGGTTGAAGAGCATGTTCTTGATGGCGGATTCGGGTCTGCTGTTTTGGAAATGTTATCAGATCAAGGCGTTACGAGATATTCACTTAAGCGGATTGGCATTAAAAACAGATTTGTAGAGCATGGCCCCCAGAATATTTTAAGAAAAGAGTATGAAATAGACTATTTGGCTATTACAGACGCAGCAATGGAAATCCATGGCAAAACAATCGAATAAAGGTACAAAAAATAAAACCAGGCTTGATCTTTTTGTCGTTGAAAAAGAAATGGTTAAATCCCGACAGCGAGCAAAGGCTTTAATTATGGCGGGTAAAGTTTTTGTAAATGGCATGCCTGTGGATAAACCCGGAAGCTTGATTGCCGATGATGCAAAGGTGATCGTAAAACAGGATGATAACCCGTTTGTCAGCCGGGGAGGCTTAAAGCTTGAAAAGGCATTGAAAACAATCCCGGTCTCGGTAAAGAATTTGACCTGCCTTGATATTGGTGCTTCAACCGGCGGTTTTACCGATTGTCTGCTTCAGCATGGGGCAGGTAAAGTTTATGCTGTGGATGTGGGATATGGTCAATTTGACTGGTCTTTAAGACAAAACAAGAGGGTTGTGGTTATTGAAAGAACCAATATACGGCATATGCCCTTTGAAGTTATTAACGAAAAAGTTGATGTGGTTGTAGCAGACACGTCATTTATTTCTCTTAAGGTTGTGATACCGTCTGCTGAAAAATTCATGAAAAAAGACACAATGGTTTTGGCACTGATCAAACCACAATTTGAAGCAGGAAGACAGAATGTAGGCAAGGGTGGTGTTGTAAAGGACCCTGAAGTCAGGAAACAAGTGATTAAAGACTTGGAAGTCTTTTTCAAAGAAAAGGGATACCAGATAAACCAGGTAGTCCCCTCCCCTATTTCAGGCCCGAAAGGAAATAAAGAATATATTATATCCTTAACTTTTCAAGAAAATTTAAAATAACACTGTTAATTTTATTTAAATTTTATTATTTAAATGTAACTTTTTATTAATTGTTTATAAGGAGCAGTAATGAGCGAAGAAATTAAAACCATGAGAAATGTGGCTCTGGCTGGCCATGGGGGTGCAGGCAAGACAACTCTTGCTGAGGCTATGCTATTTAAAGCCGGAGTTACCAACCGTCTTGGGAAGGTTGAAGAAGGCAATACCGTAATGGACTTTCAACCGGAAGAAACCAGAAAACAGCAGAGTATTAACACATCATTTATTAAGTATACCCATAATAAGCATACAATTACTTTAATAGATACTCCTGGTGATCAGAATTTTTTCTCTGCTGCTAAAACATGCTTTCCTGTTGCAGACTGTATGGCATTTGTGATTGACGGAGTCGGCGGACCGTCCGCCATGACCGAAGAAGCCGCAGCCAGTGCATTGGAATATAATCTGCCCGGTTTTGTGATTGTAAATAAACTGGATCGTGAAAGATCTGATTTTTCAACCTGTATTGAAGCCTGTAAAACCGCACTTAAAAAAAAGATCCTTCCCATATTTTATCCCATCGGTTCTGAAGATGACTTTAAAGGGTATGTAAATATTATTTCAGGCCAGGCTTTTGAATATGACGCTGATGGAAAATCAAGTAAAATTGATGTGCCTGCGGATATGTTGGATGATATTGAGCTGGCAAAAGAAGAATTTGTTGAGAATGTGGCTGAACTTGATGATGAGCTTCTTGAAAAATACCTTGAAGGTGAAGAAATCACAGAAGATAAACTCAAGGCAGCATTTCGGCAGGGTATTCTGGATGCCCAATTTTATCCGGCTATCTGTTCTTCAGCTACAAAAATGATTGGCATTGATGTTATTTCCGATATTATCAATGATTATATGCCGTCTCCCCTTGACAGAGGTGACTGGACTGCCAAAGATGCCAATGGTGAAGATATTATTGTTTCTCCTGATCCGGATGCGGAATTTTGCGGATTTGTTTTCAATACTATTGTTGACCCCTATGCAGGCCGACTCTCCCTTTTCAGAGTGATTTCAGGAACTCTTGGAAAAGAAGGCAATGTTTTTAATACGACAAAAGACAAAAAAGAGCGGTTTTCACAACTTCTTGAGATTGCCGGCAAAGAGCAAAAAAATATTACCAGAGCGATTCCTGGATCTATTGTGGCTGTGGCTAAATTAAAAGACACCTTGACCGGGGATACTTTGACAGGTGGAAAAGAAATTCAAATTCCCGCGCCCAAGCCCATGCCACCAGTTATATCCTTTGCCATATCCCCCAAAGCAAAAAGTGATGAAGATAAGATTCATGAAGCCGTCAGAAAAATTCTTGAAGAAGATACAGGCCTTTTGTTGAACAGAAACGAAGAAACCAAACAGACCGTTCTTTCAGGCAGAGGCCTTGTTCATATCGAAGTGACTGCTGAGAAAATTCAAAGAAAATTTAATGTGGGCATGGATATTGAGACACCAAAGGTTGCCTATCGTGAGACCTTCAAGAAAAAAGTCCGTGTTCAGGGTAAACATAAAAAACAGTCTGGTGGACATGGTCAGTATGGTGACTGCTGGATAGTTCTTGAACCGCTTCCCAGTGGTTCGGGATTTGAATTTGTAGATAAGATTGTCGGTGGTGTTATCCCGAAAAATTATATTCCAGCCGTTGAAGCCGGTGTAAGAGAGGCATCGCAAACCGGTATCCTGGCTGGATTCCCTTGCGTGGACTTCAGGGTAACAGTTGACTTTGGATCTTATCATTCTGTGGACTCTTCCGAGATGGCTTTTAAAATGGCAGGAACTCTTGCATTTAAAAATGCTGCCAAAGATGCAAAAGCGACCCTGCTTGAACCGATCATGAAAATTGCCGTAAAAGTACCTGAAGACAGTACCGGTGATATTATGGGAGATCTTAATTCCAGGCGAGGCAGAGTTCTGGGAATGGATTCGGAGGATGACAAACAGATCATCAATGCCCTGGTTCCCATGGCTGAAATACTGCGCTATGCACCAGATTTAAGTTCAATGACAGGTGGCAGAGGAACATTTTCCATGGAATTTGCACAATATGACGTGGTTCCGGGTGATCTTTCTCAAAAAGTCATTGACAAGGTAAATGCTGAAAAAGAAGAGAACAAATAAACACATTGCATCATTGTGATTAAGACAATCAAACCGGACAGTTAAGAATTACATCTTACCTGTTCGGTTTTTTATTGTTTATTTTTAGGATTTGCTTAATTTATAGATCGTCTCAAAAAGAGTCTGCTGTAATTCTTCTATGGATAAATTTTGAAACTCTTCATGGGAAATTGGTTTACCGATATTTACCATTACCACTCCCGGATTTAAAATTAAACTTCCTTTCCGATTATAATCAAACAAACCCTTTATTCCAAACGGCAGAATATCTGTATGGGCATCTTTGGCCAGGTGAAAAGGCCCTTTTTTAAATGGTTTCATTTCTCCGGTCAGGGTTCTGTGGCCTTCCGGTAATATACCAATACTAATCCCGGACAAGAGTGCCTTTTTTGCCGTTTCAAGGCTTAAGATGGCATTTTCAAGATTGTTTCTTTTGATGGGAATGCAGCCCCATTTTCGAATCAAATATCCCCACACCGGCAAAGAAAAATGATACGAAGCTTCTACTCCGACAAAGCACAGGGGAATGGCCGCCGGAATGACGAAAATATCAAACAGACTTTGGTGATTTCCCATGATTAAATAAGGCTGATCAGGGATTATGTATTCTTTACCGGTTACAATGAGTCTTATTCCCATAACCCTAATTAAAATTTTGAACAGGCGTCTGGCCATAGTGAATGTTGTTTCCCGAGATAGTGTAAACAGGCATAAAACAAGAATAAAAGCTGAAACCAAAAAAAAGATACCACCAACAATCCATAACCCTGTTGAAATTATCTTTTTCACCTCAGATACCGTATCATTTTATGGTGTACGCTTATGGTTGTCGGTGTAACTCCAAATATCTCACCGTCCGGTGATAAGGTCTTACCGGGCCATGTTTTGATGATTGCTTTTTGAGCCTTGATATGTTTTACGGCAGGATGCCGGATATGGGTACCGGTATAAATTTGGGGCAAGGTTGTCAAAAGAGTGGTTCGGGATACTTTTTCTGCAATAATGATATCCATAAAACCATCATCAATTTCAGCATCAGGAGCTATGAGCATGTTCCCGCCGGTAAACCGTGAATTGCAGAACTCAACAAAACAATTTTCCTGCGATACCGGTTTTCCGTCAATTTCAAGTTCCATATGGTGGCAAGAAAGCCTTGCAGCCCTGTAAAAGACGCCGATAAGGTAAGAAAAGTTCTTTAAGAATTTAAATTTCTGAGCTGTTTTTGCCACGTCAGTGGCAAACCCCAACCCAAGTATGTTGACAAAATATTTTTTTTTTGTGCCCTGTGTAAAAGAGCA belongs to Desulfobacula toluolica Tol2 and includes:
- the fusA gene encoding elongation factor G — protein: MSEEIKTMRNVALAGHGGAGKTTLAEAMLFKAGVTNRLGKVEEGNTVMDFQPEETRKQQSINTSFIKYTHNKHTITLIDTPGDQNFFSAAKTCFPVADCMAFVIDGVGGPSAMTEEAAASALEYNLPGFVIVNKLDRERSDFSTCIEACKTALKKKILPIFYPIGSEDDFKGYVNIISGQAFEYDADGKSSKIDVPADMLDDIELAKEEFVENVAELDDELLEKYLEGEEITEDKLKAAFRQGILDAQFYPAICSSATKMIGIDVISDIINDYMPSPLDRGDWTAKDANGEDIIVSPDPDAEFCGFVFNTIVDPYAGRLSLFRVISGTLGKEGNVFNTTKDKKERFSQLLEIAGKEQKNITRAIPGSIVAVAKLKDTLTGDTLTGGKEIQIPAPKPMPPVISFAISPKAKSDEDKIHEAVRKILEEDTGLLLNRNEETKQTVLSGRGLVHIEVTAEKIQRKFNVGMDIETPKVAYRETFKKKVRVQGKHKKQSGGHGQYGDCWIVLEPLPSGSGFEFVDKIVGGVIPKNYIPAVEAGVREASQTGILAGFPCVDFRVTVDFGSYHSVDSSEMAFKMAGTLAFKNAAKDAKATLLEPIMKIAVKVPEDSTGDIMGDLNSRRGRVLGMDSEDDKQIINALVPMAEILRYAPDLSSMTGGRGTFSMEFAQYDVVPGDLSQKVIDKVNAEKEENK
- the xseA gene encoding exodeoxyribonuclease VII large subunit, with protein sequence MIITGKKTGQPYTVSKLTREIKSLLEETYPFVWVTGEISNYAVPASGHSYFSLKDQQAVISAVMFKNQKRTLKFKPENGMKINGLARLTLYEPRGAYQLIFEYLEPEGAGSMQVAFEQLKKKLSNKGFFDDKYKKAIPFLPSKISVITSGTGAAVKDIINVAQRRFLNCHIEIISVKVQGDGSENEISDAINLVNQHQSMDHKISDIIILARGGGSLEDLAAFNSETVANAIFASSIPIITGVGHETDYTIADFVADLRAPTPSAAAELALPDKNNLVQTVLKLQESLTISVKKKIIVHHQTVSYLISRLKSPRTIIYDFRFKLEDYKSRLINMMTQYVQYKKEKLSWLSNSLHSRQPLKKIFDHQRQVKRLSNEFTHNFQKKIQQMKTDHLELTSKLQALNPKAVLDRGYSISRFVSDKKLITNSSDVKKNDQIEVILSKGQLITRVEKIKNG
- a CDS encoding polyprenyl synthetase family protein, with amino-acid sequence MMNNINFNLQHYLKEKRKLVNQYLKLIFQPYDQTRELIMAMDHSLMAGGKRLRPILSMAAAQACGKDFLLALPACCAMEIIHTYSLIHDDLPAMDDDDLRRGLPTCHKKFSEATAILAGDALLTHAFNVLSNPQPFFEIYPDNDTRLQLISIFSAAAGIQGMVEGQMLDIQSYQPGQNNRLAHLKKIHALKTGKLITASVESGAVSVGADLKTIVKLKCYADQIGLAFQVADDILNIEGDPEIMGKSAGSDEQNDKMTFPAIIGLDESKKYAKMLVENAIDEISNFDETAAPLRAIANYIINRNH
- a CDS encoding TlyA family RNA methyltransferase, whose amino-acid sequence is MAKQSNKGTKNKTRLDLFVVEKEMVKSRQRAKALIMAGKVFVNGMPVDKPGSLIADDAKVIVKQDDNPFVSRGGLKLEKALKTIPVSVKNLTCLDIGASTGGFTDCLLQHGAGKVYAVDVGYGQFDWSLRQNKRVVVIERTNIRHMPFEVINEKVDVVVADTSFISLKVVIPSAEKFMKKDTMVLALIKPQFEAGRQNVGKGGVVKDPEVRKQVIKDLEVFFKEKGYQINQVVPSPISGPKGNKEYIISLTFQENLK
- the dxs gene encoding 1-deoxy-D-xylulose-5-phosphate synthase produces the protein MSLLEQIKTSKDIKQLTRKELKLLAKDIRNRIIDVVSKNGGHLASSLGAVELTLAIHYVFDLPTDTLIWDVGHQSYAHKLITGRNDTFDTLRRYKGISGFSKIKESPYDGFTVGHSSTSISAGLGVCYGNYLNKDDSDVISVIGDGSLTAGLAYEGLNQAGELKKRNLIVILNDNDMSISPNVGALSSFLSRTFSARYLQAMRNRFGSFLKSLPKIGDDIYKIAKRSEESFKTFMTPGMLFEAFNFDYFGPIDGHNLDHLIDILKNIKNPKDPVLLHVTTVKGKGYEPAEKNPVYFHGVGSFAVDTGKSKKIPNGIPSYTQVFGSYMLSLAENNEKIVAVTAAMPEGTGLIEFSKQYPDRFFDVGIAEQHAVTFSAGLASKGLKPVVAIYSTFLQRAFDQILHDVCIDSHPVVFAIDRGGVVGEDGPTHHGLFDYSYLRCMPNMTIMAPKDENELVRMLVTAVQHTGPVAVRYPRGTGEGVQVENNPTPIKIGKAKVISKGDDLLIIAIGNSVNEAVKASKCLEEQGIYTTVINARFVKPLDTDLIMEYAVKIKKIITVEEHVLDGGFGSAVLEMLSDQGVTRYSLKRIGIKNRFVEHGPQNILRKEYEIDYLAITDAAMEIHGKTIE
- the xseB gene encoding exodeoxyribonuclease VII small subunit, coding for MAKKKTFEEALKELEDIVRQMESGDLPLEDAVKKYESGMKQSKYCLDLLDKTEQKISLLTKDLDGNVKEEPFENE